A genomic window from Gossypium hirsutum isolate 1008001.06 chromosome D10, Gossypium_hirsutum_v2.1, whole genome shotgun sequence includes:
- the LOC107925141 gene encoding apoptosis inhibitor 5-like protein API5 codes for MTDASEEAKQIEKLYEFGERLNEAKDKSQNVKDYEGIIDATKTSIKAKQLAAQLIPRFFKFFPNLSSRALNAHFDLIEEEDLAVRVQAIRGLPLFCKDTKEYISKIVDILGQLLTAEEIVERDAVHKALMSVLRQDVKESLTALFKHIWNVEDPSQDDTIRDKVLCFIRDKVFPLKAELLRPQEEMERHITDLIKKSLGDVTGAEFRMFMDFLKSLSIFGEKAPPERLKELIGIIEGQADLDAQFDVSDADHIDRLISCLFMAIPFFVRGASGSKFLNYINKHIIPVFDKLPEERKLDLLKGLAEISPYTTPQDSRQILPSVVQLLKKYMPRRKTGEETNFTYVECLLFSFHHLAHKAPNATNSLCGYKIVTGQPSDRLGEDFSEYYKEFTERLSSIEDLTRATMKKLTQGMAEHNKAMAAAKSDEAKESIKTQKQNTTTGLRTCNNILAMTKPLHSKTPAFIGDKSVNLSWKEAVKPSVPSSASGTGVKRPSTAANGSNNFATKKGRGAGGMQNQLVNRALEGISYGGRGGGRGRGRGWGGRGRGRGYR; via the exons ATGACTGACGCTTCCGAGGAAGCTAAGCAAATCGAGAAGCTCTACGAATTTGGCGAACGCCTCAACGAGGCTAAGGATAAGTCTCAG AATGTGAAAGACTACGAAGGAATCATCGATGCCACGAAAACAAGCATAAAGGCGAAGCAATTGGCTGCGCAGCTAATTCCTCGCTTCTTCAAGTTCTTCCCTAACCTCTCCAGCCGTGCTCTTAATGCTCATTTCGATTTGATTGAAGAAGAAGATTTGGCG GTTCGGGTGCAAGCAATTCGGGGGCTTCCTCTATTTTGCAAGGACACAAAGGAGTATATTTCTAAAATAGTAGACATTTTAGGGCAACTCCTTACTGCCG AGGAGATTGTGGAGCGTGATGCTGTTCATAAAGCCCTAATGTCTGTACTGAGGCAGGATGTGAAAG AGTCTTTGACAGCACTATTCAAGCATATTTGGAATGTTGAGGATCCGAGTCAAGATGACACTATCCGTGACAAGGTTTTGTGCTTTATACGAGATAAG GTTTTTCCTCTTAAAGCTGAACTCTTAAGACCTCAGGAGGAAATGGAAAGGCATAtaactgatttaattaaaaaG AGTTTAGGGGATGTAACTGGAGCTGAATTCAGAATGTTTATGGACTTCTTAAAAAGTTTGAGCATATTTGGGGAGAAAGCTCCTCCTGAGCGCTTGAAGGAACTTATTGGAATAATTGAAGGGCAGGCTGATTTAGATGCACAATTTGAT GTTTCGGATGCAGATCATATAGATAGGTTGATATCTTGTCTGTTCATGGCTATTCCATTTTTCGTG AGGGGTGCATCTGGCAGCAAGTTCCTCAACTACATAAACAAGCACATTATACCTGTTTTTGATAAG CTTCCAGAGGAGCGAAAACTAGATTTGCTCAAAGGTTTGGCGGAAATTTCTCCTTACACAACGCCACAGGATTCACGCCAGATTCTTCCTTCTGTTGTTCAGCTTTTAAAG AAGTACATGCCTCGAAGGAAGACTGGTGAAGAAACGAACTTTACCTATgttgaatgcttgttgttttCATTCCACCATTTAGCTCAcaag GCTCCCAATGCCACAAATAGTCTATGTGGTTACAAGATTGTGACTGGTCAACCATCAGATAGGCTTGGGGAGGACTTCTCAGAGTATTATAAGGAGTTCACTGAGAG ATTGAGTAGTATTGAAGACCTAACTAGGGCCACAATGAAGAAATTGACTCAGGGAATGGCTGAGCACAATAAAGCAATGGCAGCTGCTAAATCTGATGAAGCAAAGGAGAGCATT AAAACTCAAAAGCAGAATACCACAACTGGATTGCGTACTTGCAATAACATTTTAGCTATGACAAAG CCCTTGCATTCAAAAACACCTGCATTTATTGGGGATAAGAGTGTCAACCTTTCTTGGAAAGAAGCTGTAAAACCTTCTGTACCCTCCAGTGCAAGTGGAACTGG GGTAAAGCGACCTTCTACTGCAGCTAATGGATCTAATAACTTTGCGACAAAGAAGGGCCGTGGAGCTGGTGGCATGCAAAATCAGCTTGTGAACAGAGCATTGGAAGGCATATCTTATGGTGGGAGGGGTGGTGGAAGAGGTAGGGGTCGAGGTTGGGGGGGACGTGGAAGAGGAAGAGGCTACCGGTAA
- the LOC107925143 gene encoding D-aminoacyl-tRNA deacylase: MHSVSISPYFASIICTKNKQKFLLPSLNKHHRNLQIRAMRAVVQRVASASVEVDGRIVSEIGPGLLVLVGIHDSDTESDADYICRKVLNMRLFTNENTGKGWDQNVMQRNYGVLLVSQFTLYGILKGNKPDFHVAMPPQTAKPFYESIVDKFRKAYKPDAVKDGVFGAMMKVSLVNDGPVTMQLDSSQPSKNTTGVAEES, encoded by the exons ATGCACAGTGTTTCAATTTCACCTTACTTTGCCTCCATAATCTGCACAAAAAATAAGCAGAAATTTCTTTTACCATCATTGAACAAGCACCACCGAAACCTACAAATCAGAGCGATGAGAGCCGTGGTCCAAAGGGTCGCTTCTGCTAGTGTCGAG GTCGATGGCCGCATTGTATCGGAAATCGGACCCGGTCTCCTCGTTCTCGTCGGAATCCATGATTCCGACACCGAATCTGATGCCGATTATAT CTGTAGAAAGGTTTTAAACATGAGATTGTTCACTAATGAAAACACTGGCAAAGGATGGGACCAGAAt GTCATGCAACGTAATTATGGAGTTCTACTAG TGAGTCAGTTTACATTGTATGGAATCTTAAAGGGCAACAAACCAGACTTCCATGTAGCAATGCCACCCCAAACAGCTAAGCCATTCTATGAATCTATAGTTGACAAATTCAGAAAAGCTTATAAACCAGATGCAGTAAAAG ATGGAGTATTTGGAGCAATGATGAAG GTTAGTTTGGTCAACGACGGGCCGGTAACGATGCAGCTCGATTC
- the LOC121222438 gene encoding glutamate receptor 2.7, which produces MQRPCITFVFISLFLVSSYGDETDNKVTNIGAIIDVDSRIGKEEKTALEIAVQSFNNNVSNNHKLSIYIQNSRRDPLLAATAAKKLIEEQEVKAIIGLETWEEAALVADIGSRARVPVLSFAAPAIRTPTRWPFLVAMANGDSEQMKCIAATISSFNWKRVVVIYEDDTFGGDSGKLALLSEALRDVGSEIEYRLVLPPLSSVSNPNKVVQDELIKLFNVQSRVYIVLQSSLPMTIHLFEKAKDIGLIGRDSAWIITDTISSYFDSFNSSVISSMQGILGIKTYYDEGTNPYKTFYPQFRRTFRDDNPEEDNFQPSINALRAYDSIRIVKQAMDTDENSPDSLLKNILSSNFTGLSGEIHFQQGKLSHDPILRIVNVIGRSYNELDFWLPGIGFSKNIGYVGNKSADFTGTVIWPDGSKLVPKGWAIPTNTKPMIIGVPARTAFEKFVKVDDGKHPGQKKYDGFCIELFYEVLTVLDYDLIYQFDPHNGTYDELVHKVYNKTYDAAVGDITILANRTNLVEFTQPYAATGLSMIVPVKPESSEWMFLKPFTAKMWLVTGSLLIYTMFIVWFLEHQSNPNFRGPWNNQIGTALWFTFSSIFFAHREKIYSNLTRVVVVVWLFVALILTSSYTASLTSMLTVQRLEPNVTDIESLKRSNVKIGCDGDSFVRTYLEDVLKFESYNIENVSSEYNYEGEFKSNHIAAAFLELPYGKVFLNRYCKKFTTTAPTYIFGGLGFVFQKGSPIARDFSRAILKLSEDGTLMSLEQKWFAPSPECSANVTEESKTNSLSINSFLGLFLISGATSTVCLLLFLAYSLKRYWHHELENNAGNLSLVDEGVLIKAMRVAKYIYNGKVCVQGKFRQHPSTRYL; this is translated from the exons AGATCCCTTACTTGCAGCTACTGCTG CTAAGAAATTGATTGAAGAACAAGAAGTTAAAGCAATCATTGGGTTGGAAACATGGGAAGAAGCAGCTTTGGTTGCTGATATAGGAAGCCGAGCTCGAGTTCCGGTTCTTTCATTTGCAGCACCAGCTATAAGAACACCCACTCGTTGGCCTTTCTTGGTAGCAATGGCTAATGGTGACTCCGAACAAATGAAATGCATTGCAGCTACTATTAGTTCATTTAACTGGAAAAGGGTTGTTGTAATTTATGAAGATGATACTTTTGGTGGTGATTCTGGGAAGTTAGCTCTTTTATCGGAGGCCCTACGCGATGTTGGTTCCGAGATTGAATATCGATTGGTTCTTCCTCCACTTTCTTCTGTTTCTAATCCAAATAAAGTTGTGCAAGATGAGTTGATAAAATTATTCAACGTTCAATCTCGGGTTTACATTGTTCTTCAATCGTCATTACCGATGACAATCCATTTGTTTGAGAAAGCAAAGGACATTGGACTTATTGGAAGAGACTCAGCTTGGATCATTACGGATACCATCTCGAGTTACTTCGATTCTTTTAACAGTTCTGTGATTTCTTCCATGCAAGGCATTTTAGGAATCAAGACCTACTATGACGAGGGTACTAATCCTTACAAAACGTTTTATCCCCAGTTTCGAAGAACTTTCCGAGACGATAACCCGGAAGAAGATAACTTTCAACCGAGCATTAACGCCTTACGAGCATACGACAGCATCAGAATCGTCAAGCAGGCCATGGACACTGATGAAAACAGTCCAGATTCGTTGTTGAAAAACATACTTTCAAGCAATTTCACAGGTTTAAGCGGCGAAATTCACTTTCAACAAGGCAAATTATCACATGATCCTATACTAAGGATTGTAAACGTGATTGGAAGAAGTTATAATGAGTTGGATTTCTGGTTACCAGGGATTGGATTCTCAAAGAACATTGGTTATGTTGGTAATAAATCTGCAGATTTTACTGGTACAGTCATTTGGCCAGATGGTTCAAAGCTAGTTCCTAAAGGATGGGCAATCCCAACAAATACGAAACCAATGATAATTGGAGTTCCAGCAAGAACCGCATTTGAGAAGTTTGTAAAGGTTGACGATGGTAAACATCCAGGCCAAAAGAAATATGATGGTTTCTGCATTGAACTTTTCTATGAAGTTCTAACTGTTCTcgattatgatttaatttatcaatttgatccccACAATGGCACATATGATGAACTTGTTCACAAAGTCTACAACAAG ACTTATGATGCAGCTGTAGGTGACATAACTATACTAGCTAATAGAACAAATTTAGTGGAATTTACTCAGCCATATGCAGCAACAGGGTTATCCATGATAGTTCCAGTGAAGCCTGAGAGCTCGGAATGGATGTTCCTCAAGCCTTTCACCGCCAAAATGTGGTTGGTCACCGGTTCCCTCTTAATCTACACAATGTTCATAGTATGGTTCTTAGAACACCAGTCCAATCCTAACTTCAGAGGTCCATGGAACAATCAGATTGGCACTGCACTTTGGTTCACTTTCTCCTCCATTTTCTTTGCTCACA GGGAGAAAATTTACAGTAACCTAACTAGAGTTGTGGTTGTAGTATGGCTATTCGTTGCGTTGATCTTAACCTCTAGTTACACTGCTAGTCTAACTTCAATGCTCACCGTGCAACGATTAGAACCGAATGTTACGGATATTGAATCGCTGAAGCGGTCCAACGTGAAAATCGGGTGTGATGGTGATTCGTTCGTAAGAACCTACTTGGAAGACGTCCTCAAGTTTGAAAGTTACAATATCGAAAACGTTAGCAGTGAATACAATTATGAAGGGGAATTCAAGAGCAACCATATAGCTGCTGCATTTCTTGAACTGCCGTATGGGAAAGTTTTCCTTAACCGTTACTGCAAGAAATTTACCACTACCGCACCTACTTACATATTTGGTGGATTAGGCTTT GTATTTCAGAAAGGTTCTCCAATAGCCAGAGATTTTTCAAGAGCCATTTTAAAGTTATCTGAAGATGGGACTCTAATGTCATTGGAACAAAAATGGTTTGCTCCTTCACCGGAGTGTTCGGCCAATGTAACCGAGGAAAGTAAAACCAATAGCTTGAGCATCAATAGCTTCTTGGGTCTTTTCCTTATATCCGGGGCCACATCTACTGTTTGTTTGCTGCTCTTCCTCGCTTACTCGCTAAAGCGATATTGGCACCATGAACTGGAGAATAATGCTGGCAACTTGTCTCTAGTTGATGAAGGTGTTTTGATCAAGGCAATGAGAGTTGCTAAATACATTTATAACGGAAAAGTTTGTGTTCAAGGGAAGTTTCGGCAGCACCCGAGTACCAGATATCTATGA